The proteins below come from a single Microtus ochrogaster isolate Prairie Vole_2 chromosome 8, MicOch1.0, whole genome shotgun sequence genomic window:
- the LOC101992851 gene encoding olfactory receptor 508: MGPGNCSVVTEFILMGLTEDATIRAILFVVFLLIYSITLMGNVSIIMLIRGSPQLHTPMYLFLSHLAFVDIGYSSSVTTVMLRGFLTKETFILATGCVAQLCSVVTFGSAECFLLAAMAYDRYVAICSPLLYSTQMSSTVCTLLVGASYVGGCVNAWTFTGCLLNLSFCGPNKVNHFFCDYSPLLKLSCSHDFSSEVIPAVSSGSIIVVTVFIIALSYVYILVSILKMRSPEGRQKAFSTCTSHLTAVTLFYGTTTFIYVMPKSSYSTDQNKVVSVFYTVVIPMLNPLIYSLRNKDVKEAMKKLVANTHW, encoded by the coding sequence ATGGGACCAGGAAACTGCTCAGTTGTAACAGAGTTCATTCTAATGGGGCTAACAGAAGATGCTACAATCCGTGCCATCCTGTTCGTTGTGTTTCTACTAATCTACTCTATCACTTTGATGGGCAACGTGAGCATCATCATGTTAATAAGAGGCAGTCCTCAGCTTCACACCCCCATGTACCTTTTCCTCAGCCATTTGGCTTTTGTAGACATTGGGTACTCCTCATCAGTCACAACCGTCATGCTGAGGGGATTTCTCACCAAGGAAACATTTATACTTGCAACTGGTTGTGTGGCTCAACTCTGCTCTGTGGTGACGTTTGGGTCAGCTGAGTGCTTCCTGCTGGCtgccatggcctatgaccgctatgtggccatctgctccCCTCTGCTCTACTCCACACAGATGTCCTCCACAGTCTGTACCCTCCTAGTGGGAGCTTCCTACGTAGGTGGATGTGTGAATGCTTGGACGTTTACTGGCTGTTTATTAAATCTGTCCTTCTGTGGACCAAATAAAGTTAATCACTTTTTCTGTGACTATTCACCCCTTCTGAAGCTTTCTTGTTCTCATGACTTTTCTTCTGAAGTCATTCCTGCAGTTTCTTCAGGCTCCATCATTGTGGTCACTGTGTTTATCATTGCTCTGTCTTATGTCTACATCCTTGTCTCGATCTTGAAGATGCGCTCCCCTGAGGGCCGCCAGaaggccttctccacctgcaccTCCCACCTCACTGCAGTCACTCTGTTCTATGGGACCACCACATTCATCTATGTGATGCCCAAGTCCAGCTACTCCACAGACCAGAACAAGGTGGTGTCTGTGTTCTACACAGTGGTGATCCCCATGTTGAACCCCCTCATCTACAGCCTCAGAAACAAGGATGTTAAAGAGGCCATGAAAAAACTGGTGGCTAATACTCACTGGTAG